In Methylotenera sp. L2L1, the following proteins share a genomic window:
- a CDS encoding K+/H+ antiporter subunit F, with translation MLNTVIPIAFLMIGLAMMLSLYRMVIGPDMTDRVLALDTLYINTIALLVLIGIYMNNSAYFESALLIAIMGFVGTVAFSKYMLRGNIIE, from the coding sequence ATGCTAAATACCGTGATACCCATCGCATTTTTGATGATTGGATTAGCGATGATGCTTAGCTTGTATCGCATGGTAATTGGGCCAGATATGACGGACCGTGTGCTTGCGTTAGATACGCTATACATTAATACCATTGCACTGCTAGTGCTGATTGGTATCTACATGAATAATAGTGCTTACTTTGAGTCCGCGCTGCTGATAGCTATCATGGGCTTTGTGGGGACGGTGGCTTTTTCCAAATACATGTTACGTGGGAACATCATCGAATGA
- a CDS encoding Na+/H+ antiporter subunit G: MSIWVECLISFLILVGASFTLLGSIGLARLPDFFMRVHGPTKTTTLGVGTMVVASAIYFSVTGDGISLREIIATVFLFITAPVSAHLLTKAALHVAGK; this comes from the coding sequence ATGAGTATTTGGGTGGAGTGCCTTATTTCATTTCTGATCTTGGTCGGAGCCAGCTTTACCTTGCTAGGGTCAATTGGCTTGGCGAGGTTGCCAGATTTTTTTATGCGTGTGCATGGGCCAACTAAAACCACTACGCTAGGTGTAGGCACGATGGTCGTGGCATCGGCTATCTATTTTAGTGTGACAGGTGATGGCATTAGCTTGCGTGAAATAATCGCCACGGTATTTCTATTTATTACTGCGCCAGTAAGTGCGCACTTGCTCACAAAAGCAGCACTGCATGTCGCAGGCAAGTAG
- the gltA gene encoding citrate synthase: protein MKNNTSTATLSFDNGKSPIELPMLSGTLGNDVIDIRSLGKHGVYTYDPGFMSTAACNSNITFIDGEQGLLYHRGYPIEELAEHCDYLEVAYLLMHGELPNVTEKKQFTDTITGSTMLHDQLSNIFRGFRRDAHPMAVMVGVVGSLSAFYFDSMDILNPKHREISAHRLLAKVPTIAAWSYKYNIGQPFMYPQNHLNYAENFMYMMFATPCEQYVPNPVLAKAFERILILHADHEQNASTSTVRLVGSSGANPFACISAGIASLWGPAHGGANEATLNMLEEIGDVSRIGEFINRAKDKSDSFRLMGFGHRVYRNMDPRAAIMRKTCHEVLDVLGLNNDPMFKLALALEKIALEDEYFVSRKLYPNVDFYSGIVMRAMGIPNSMFTAIFALARTAGWIAQWSEMHSDPEAKIGRPRQLYTGSEKRSFVELNKR from the coding sequence ATGAAAAACAATACAAGTACAGCGACACTCAGCTTTGACAATGGCAAATCTCCAATTGAATTACCAATGCTCTCAGGAACATTGGGTAATGATGTGATTGATATCCGCTCCTTAGGCAAACATGGGGTATACACTTACGACCCTGGTTTTATGTCTACCGCTGCATGTAACTCCAACATTACATTTATTGATGGAGAGCAAGGCCTGCTGTACCACCGTGGCTATCCGATTGAAGAGCTGGCTGAACACTGTGACTACTTAGAAGTTGCCTACTTGCTAATGCATGGCGAACTACCAAACGTGACAGAAAAGAAGCAATTTACTGACACGATTACCGGCAGCACCATGCTGCATGACCAACTCAGTAATATTTTCCGCGGATTCAGACGTGATGCACACCCAATGGCGGTCATGGTTGGCGTAGTTGGCTCGCTCTCGGCATTCTATTTTGACTCGATGGATATTCTGAATCCAAAGCATCGTGAGATCTCTGCACACCGTTTATTAGCAAAAGTGCCAACGATTGCGGCTTGGAGCTATAAGTACAATATTGGCCAACCATTTATGTACCCGCAAAACCATCTGAATTATGCGGAAAACTTTATGTACATGATGTTTGCCACGCCATGTGAGCAGTACGTACCTAACCCTGTATTAGCAAAAGCATTTGAGCGGATTTTGATCCTACATGCAGACCACGAGCAAAATGCATCAACATCAACAGTACGTCTAGTTGGCTCTAGTGGTGCGAATCCATTTGCTTGTATTTCAGCAGGTATTGCATCGCTTTGGGGTCCTGCACATGGCGGTGCAAACGAAGCCACGCTGAATATGCTTGAAGAAATTGGTGATGTTTCACGCATCGGTGAGTTTATTAACCGTGCAAAAGATAAATCAGATAGCTTCAGGCTCATGGGATTTGGCCATCGTGTGTATCGCAACATGGACCCAAGAGCCGCTATCATGAGAAAAACCTGCCATGAGGTGTTAGATGTACTTGGTTTAAATAACGACCCGATGTTCAAACTGGCATTAGCGCTAGAAAAAATTGCACTAGAAGATGAATACTTTGTGTCACGTAAGCTCTACCCTAACGTAGACTTTTACAGCGGCATTGTGATGCGTGCGATGGGCATTCCAAACAGCATGTTTACCGCCATCTTTGCGCTTGCCAGAACAGCGGGCTGGATTGCACAATGGTCTGAAATGCATTCAGACCCTGAAGCCAAAATTGGCAGACCGCGCCAACTTTACACCGGATCAGAAAAAAGATCGTTTGTTGAGCTAAATAAACGATAG
- a CDS encoding anhydro-N-acetylmuramic acid kinase has protein sequence MASQLFIGLMSGTSLDGVDVALVTFNHLQHPQLLKTHFVAYSPTLRAQILALQHPTDNELETTALIGNTLARLYATAVNELLSAAKIDAKSVTAIGCHGQTIRHRPELGFTMQIGNAALLSELTGITVISDFRSRDIAAGGQGAPLVPAFHQDVFAHKKHNRAIINIGGIANITYLSSSGAIFGFDSGPGNMLLDAWIKQHLGLDYDADGQWSSTGRIIEPLLDAMLSEPYFSAPPPKSTGRDLFNDAWLNHWLTTQQYAPNDVARTLVALSALSIANAINQYCREIDEIYLCGGGAKNKLLASDLQSLMGQVRLESTDKLGMGVDWVEAIAFAWLAKKCLSQESANLPEVTGAKGLRILGAIYQA, from the coding sequence ATGGCTAGCCAGCTTTTCATCGGGTTGATGTCGGGCACTAGCCTTGATGGTGTTGATGTTGCATTGGTAACATTCAACCATTTGCAACACCCTCAGCTACTTAAAACGCATTTTGTTGCTTACTCGCCAACATTGCGTGCACAAATCCTCGCCCTACAACATCCCACAGATAACGAATTAGAAACAACTGCGCTAATCGGCAACACACTTGCTCGTTTGTATGCGACAGCAGTCAATGAGTTATTGTCGGCAGCAAAAATTGATGCCAAGTCTGTCACCGCAATTGGCTGCCATGGACAAACCATCAGACACCGCCCAGAGCTAGGCTTTACCATGCAAATTGGGAATGCCGCATTGCTAAGTGAACTCACGGGGATTACCGTGATAAGTGACTTCAGAAGTAGAGACATTGCCGCTGGCGGTCAAGGCGCACCCTTAGTACCTGCGTTTCATCAAGATGTTTTTGCTCACAAAAAGCATAATCGTGCGATTATCAATATAGGCGGCATTGCGAACATTACCTACCTGAGCAGTAGTGGCGCGATATTCGGCTTTGATTCAGGCCCGGGCAACATGCTACTGGATGCATGGATTAAACAACACCTAGGCTTAGACTACGATGCTGATGGCCAATGGTCTAGCACTGGCAGGATCATAGAGCCATTGCTGGATGCCATGTTAAGCGAACCTTATTTCTCGGCGCCACCGCCAAAAAGCACGGGGCGGGATTTATTTAACGACGCATGGCTGAACCATTGGTTAACCACGCAACAATACGCACCCAATGATGTTGCGCGCACACTGGTTGCATTAAGTGCACTCTCTATTGCGAATGCCATAAACCAGTACTGCAGAGAGATAGACGAGATATACCTTTGTGGTGGTGGCGCTAAAAACAAACTATTGGCTAGCGACCTACAGTCGCTCATGGGGCAAGTACGCTTAGAGTCGACGGATAAGCTAGGTATGGGCGTTGACTGGGTTGAGGCAATTGCCTTCGCATGGCTGGCGAAAAAGTGCCTATCTCAAGAAAGTGCTAACCTACCAGAAGTCACTGGCGCAAAAGGCTTACGTATTTTAGGTGCGATTTACCAAGCATAG
- a CDS encoding M23 family metallopeptidase: protein MYINEPNHHQSTQDSILTQNANKAERKLQRLSARKFKLRWILAISCLPLFGIYTAFGIAPQTLTTNIATSMVVEEVSLPTLEQALNDEVSLAEKFWYKDYVRRDDTLQSVLARLNIRNRDAIEFIRSDSVASEIARSIIPGRQVKSETDADGNLFHFEYQISADQFLTVSKTADGYEAHQDDRVLEVRPVLKSAKINSSLFGATDAANIPDHIAIQLADIFESEINFHTDLRRGDRFNVIYEGSYDQGELIKAGEVLAAEFVNDGKVYRAVGFRDSNNQMQYYTPEGKSIHKSFLRSPLEFSRVSSGFSVARFHPVLQRMRAHKGVDFAAPTGTRIKASADAVVDFVGTKGGYGNVIILKHANGVSTVYGHLSRFAPELRRGSKITQGQMIGFVGMSGVATGPHLHYEFLINGKHQDPMKVALPKTNAIQGGNKAQFEAISSRMTAQLRLLGTSNIAALE, encoded by the coding sequence GTGTATATCAACGAGCCCAATCATCACCAATCAACCCAAGATTCTATTTTAACGCAAAACGCCAATAAAGCTGAACGTAAGTTGCAGCGCCTTTCAGCGCGCAAATTTAAGTTGCGCTGGATATTAGCGATTTCCTGCTTACCATTATTTGGTATCTACACCGCTTTTGGTATTGCGCCTCAAACTTTAACCACAAATATCGCTACGTCTATGGTGGTTGAAGAGGTAAGCTTACCGACGCTAGAGCAAGCATTAAATGATGAGGTCAGTTTAGCTGAAAAGTTTTGGTATAAAGATTACGTACGTAGAGACGACACATTACAGAGCGTTTTAGCCAGATTAAATATTCGCAATCGCGATGCGATTGAATTTATTCGCTCGGATAGCGTTGCTAGCGAAATTGCACGCTCTATCATCCCTGGCCGCCAAGTAAAATCGGAAACCGATGCCGATGGCAATCTGTTTCATTTTGAATATCAAATCAGCGCCGATCAGTTTTTAACGGTTTCGAAAACTGCTGATGGTTACGAAGCCCATCAAGATGACCGCGTTTTAGAAGTTCGCCCAGTATTAAAATCCGCAAAGATTAATAGCTCATTGTTTGGTGCAACCGATGCTGCCAACATTCCAGACCATATTGCCATCCAACTGGCAGATATTTTTGAAAGTGAGATTAACTTTCATACCGATTTACGCCGTGGCGATCGATTCAATGTCATTTACGAAGGTAGTTATGATCAGGGCGAGTTAATTAAAGCAGGTGAAGTGTTAGCCGCTGAGTTTGTGAACGATGGCAAAGTTTATCGCGCTGTTGGTTTCCGCGATAGCAACAACCAAATGCAATACTACACACCAGAAGGTAAGAGTATTCATAAATCATTTTTACGCTCACCTTTAGAGTTCAGCCGCGTAAGCTCTGGCTTTAGCGTAGCGCGCTTTCATCCGGTTCTGCAAAGAATGCGCGCCCACAAAGGAGTAGACTTTGCAGCGCCAACTGGCACACGCATCAAGGCCTCCGCTGATGCTGTTGTTGATTTTGTAGGCACCAAAGGCGGTTACGGTAATGTCATCATCCTTAAACATGCGAATGGCGTAAGTACAGTTTACGGGCATCTTTCACGCTTTGCACCAGAACTACGTCGCGGATCAAAAATCACCCAAGGTCAAATGATTGGCTTTGTGGGAATGTCTGGCGTAGCAACGGGACCACATTTGCATTATGAGTTCTTAATCAACGGTAAGCATCAAGACCCAATGAAAGTGGCGTTACCAAAAACCAATGCGATACAAGGTGGCAATAAGGCTCAATTTGAAGCTATCAGCAGCCGCATGACGGCTCAGCTTAGATTGCTAGGCACGAGCAATATTGCCGCTTTAGAATAA
- the tyrS gene encoding tyrosine--tRNA ligase, with protein sequence MNIEISQQLAVIKRGADELLIEAELVEKLKKGQPLRVKAGFDPTAPDLHLGHTVLINKLRQLQELGHQVLFLIGDFTGMIGDPTGKSATRPPLTAEQVQENAKSYTAQVFKILKPEQTEVVFNSKWLTELGAAGMLKLAASHTVARMLERDDFSKRFKGNQPIAIHEFLYPLLQGYDSVALNADLELGGTDQKFNLLMGRELQKQAGQSPQCVLTMPLLEGLDGVNKMSKSLGNYIGIAEAPEIIFAKIMSISDELMWRYIELLSFESLETIAQWKVDVAAGANPRDIKVQFAQEIVTRFHSKEDADKALLDFQTRSKGGIPDDVPEVTVTIDAEQVGIAQLLKLAGLVVSTSEAFRAIEQGGVKLGGEKVSDKAFVLNKGSTVVAQVGKRKFANVTIL encoded by the coding sequence GTGAATATTGAAATCAGCCAACAGCTCGCAGTCATCAAACGCGGAGCAGATGAACTGTTAATCGAAGCCGAGTTGGTCGAGAAGCTTAAAAAAGGCCAGCCGTTAAGAGTTAAAGCGGGTTTTGACCCGACGGCGCCAGACTTACATCTTGGGCATACTGTGCTTATTAATAAGCTTCGTCAGTTGCAAGAGCTCGGGCATCAAGTGCTGTTCCTGATTGGCGACTTCACTGGAATGATCGGTGATCCAACAGGTAAAAGCGCAACGCGCCCACCATTAACGGCTGAGCAGGTGCAGGAAAACGCAAAGTCATACACTGCACAAGTGTTTAAGATTCTGAAGCCAGAGCAAACTGAAGTTGTGTTTAATTCTAAATGGCTCACTGAGCTTGGTGCTGCCGGCATGCTTAAATTGGCTGCCAGTCACACCGTTGCACGTATGTTGGAGCGTGACGACTTTTCTAAGCGCTTTAAAGGTAACCAGCCAATCGCAATTCATGAGTTCCTTTATCCTTTATTACAAGGCTATGACTCTGTTGCGTTAAATGCTGACCTTGAGTTGGGTGGTACAGACCAGAAATTTAACCTATTGATGGGACGTGAGCTGCAGAAGCAAGCAGGGCAGAGTCCGCAGTGCGTGCTTACCATGCCATTATTGGAAGGCTTGGATGGTGTTAATAAAATGTCTAAATCTTTAGGTAACTATATAGGTATCGCAGAAGCGCCGGAAATCATCTTTGCCAAAATCATGTCAATCTCCGATGAGCTAATGTGGCGTTATATAGAGTTGCTTTCGTTTGAGTCATTGGAAACCATTGCGCAGTGGAAGGTTGATGTGGCGGCAGGTGCAAATCCTAGAGACATTAAGGTTCAATTTGCACAAGAAATAGTTACACGCTTCCATAGTAAAGAAGATGCTGACAAAGCATTGCTGGATTTCCAGACGCGTTCAAAAGGCGGTATTCCAGATGATGTGCCAGAAGTGACGGTGACTATTGATGCTGAGCAAGTAGGTATTGCACAGTTGCTTAAATTAGCTGGTTTGGTTGTTAGCACCTCAGAAGCGTTCCGTGCTATTGAGCAGGGTGGTGTTAAGTTGGGGGGTGAAAAGGTGTCTGATAAAGCCTTTGTGTTGAATAAAGGCAGTACCGTTGTCGCCCAGGTTGGCAAGCGTAAGTTTGCAAATGTAACAATTTTGTAA